The Clostridiisalibacter paucivorans DSM 22131 genome contains the following window.
ATATTTATTTTTCAGTTATATCTACCATTAAAGGCCATGGGAGTATTAACTGCAAAAATTAGAATTATGGAGGCGGGACTTAATAGATATAAAGAATTGAAAGATGTAGAAATAATTGATGAAGATGGAGAAGATATTAAACTTTCTAAATTTGATATAAAATTTAGAAATGTAACCTTTGCATATGAGGATAAAGATGTATTAAAGGATATAAACTTTGTAGTTCCAGAGCATAGTATGACAGCCTTAGTTGGACCTTCTGGATGTGGAAAGACTACTATAGCCAATCTCATTGCTAGATTTTGGGATGTACAAAAAGGAGAAATATTAGTAGGTGGCGTTAATATAAAGAAGATGACTTGTGATAGTCTTATTAAAAATATTAGTATGGTATTCCAGAAAGTGTACCTATTTAATGATACGATTTTAAACAATATAAGATTTGGAAAGCCAGATGCAAGTTATGAAGAAATAGTAGAAGCTGCTAAGAAAGCAAGATGTCATGATTTTATAATGGAGCTTGAAAATGGATATGATACGGTAGTTGGTGAAGGAGGTTCCACATTATCTGGCGGTGAAAAACAGAGGATTTCTATTGCCAGGGCAATACTAAAAGATGCACCAATAATCCTTTTAGATGAAGCAACTGCAAGTGTTGACCCAGACAATGAAAAACATATACAAATGGCAATAAATGAACTTGTAAAGGATAAAACACTTGTTGTTATTGCTCATAGATTGTCTACTATAAAAAATGCCGATCAGATAGTTGTCATAGATGATGGAGAGATTATTCAAAAAGGTACTCATAATGAGCTTATTGAGCTACAGGGACAATACAAAGATTTTTGGCAAAGGAGAATAAAGGCGAGAAGCTGGAGGATTAGTAAGAAGGCATATGAATAAATCATATTCTTAATGGAGGGGAGGATGAAATAATGGATGAGAATAGAAAAGAATTATTAGAAATGAGTATGGGGAAGCTTTTTATTAAGCTGGCCATACCTGCTATGATTGGGATGATTGCTGTAGGTCTATATAATATGATAGATGCTATATTTGTAGGCCAGCTTGTGTCTGCCGAGGGGGTTGGTGCCATAGTTCTAGGATACAATATCATACTTTTAAATCTGGCTGTTTCTATGCTCCTTGCTATGGGAGCGATGTCGGTCCTATCAAGGGCTATAGGTGAGAATGATAAAGAGACAATAGATAAGCTATTTGGCAATGTATTGATAGGTGTTTCTGTACTTTCAATTTTATTGACTATTGTAGTTTATAATTTTGCAAATCCGATGCTTCAATTTATTGGAGCAGAAGGGGAAATATTAGATTTAGGTGTAAGATATTTAAAAATAATATCTTTAGGCTTCATTTTTTCAGGATTAGGACCTGCGTTAAATTTTCTAATTCGTGGTGAAGGTCAAATGAAAAGGGCTATGCAAATTATTACTCTGGGTATAATTATAAACATTATTTTAGATCCGATTCTTATTAGAGGATTTGATATGGGGATAGAAGGTGCAGCATTAGCAACGATTATTTCACAAGTTTTTGTCGTAATAGGGGATATTATGTATTTTCAATTGGGTAAAAGTGTAATTAAATTATCAAAAAATAGTTTTAAGATGTCTTTTGATATTATGCCCAAGATATTGAATGTTGGAATTTCAGGTCTGGTAATGCAAATTATGCCAGCAATTCAAATGTCTATAATGTTTAAAGTATTATCTTCTTATGGAGGGAATGACAGTGTTGTTATAATGAGTGCTTCATATAGGGTTATGATGTTTGCATTTATATCATTATGGGGTATTGCACAAGGAATACAACCTATAATAGGTGCAAACTATGGAGCAAATCAATTTCAACGAGTAAAGGAAGCATTTTTGACATATACTAAGATATCTACAGGTGTTGCAGGTGTATTATGGGTTAGTTTTATGGTGATACCTAAGACTATATTGAGTTGGTTTATAACAGATGCATCATTAGTTCAATTAGGTATAGGGAGATTCAGAGTTTTCTTAGGTATATTTATTTTGTATGGAATTATGTCTATATCTATTGTATTTTTTCAAGGGATTGGTAAAGGTAGTAAGGCTGCTATATTAGTTATGGGAAGACAAATACTATTTTTTATTCCAATCATATTATTTTTACCGAGACTTATAGGAGAAACAGGTGCGTGGATTGCCATGCCTCTTGGAGATTTACTCACCATTTTATTGAGTATTTTTCTTGTGATAAAAGAATTTGCAATTTTAAATAATAGAATCAAAGGATATAGAGATGATATATTAGTTAAATAAGGAATTTAAAAGACATAAATTTAGTTAATTTAAATATTCAAAAAATGCATACCTATATTATAGATAATTTTTTTTAGAATCTATTTTTGGTGGGCATTTTTTTATAATTTCTTGATAGCTTACGGTATTTTGTCGGTTGTAAGCCAGTAGATAATGCTTGTCTTGAGGGGACTTTAACAAATAAAAATGCAATTGACAATGAAGATAATAGCGTATATACTGTATATATATCATATACACAGTATATACGCTATTATAAATAGAGGAGAGAATATATGGATATTATTATTTCGAAGTCAAGTAAAGATCCTATATATGTACAGATAATAAATCAAATAAAGACTGAAATAATTAATGGAAATTTAAAGGAAAATGATATGCTTCCATCTATTAGAGGTCTTGCAAAGGAGTTACAAATAAGTGTAATTACCACTAAAAGAGCCTATGAGGAACTGGAAAGGGAAGGTATAGTTGACACAGTTTCTGGAAAGGGGACCTTTATTGCCAACCAAGATAAAGAATTATTAAAAGAAAAAAGAATGAAGGTAATAGAGAACAAGCTTATGGAAGTAGTGGAGGAAAGCAAAATTATAGGATTAAATTTAAATGAGCTTCAAGAAATACTCACAATATTGTTCAATGGGGAGGTAGAAAAGTGAATCATATTTTAGAAATTAAAAATGTTAATAAGTCATATGATAATTTTAGATTAAAGAATGTATCCTTTACTTTGGATAAAGGTTATATTATGGGATTTATAGGGCCAAATGGTGCAGGAAAGAGTACAACTATAAAGCTAATAATGAATCTGTTGAAGAGAGATAGTGGGGAAATAAAAGTTTTCGGATTAGATAATATAAAGGATGAAAGGGAGATTAAACAGAAAATAGGATTTATATATGATAAAAATCATTTTTATGATGAATTGACATTAAAGAATATGAAGAAGATTATTTCTAATTTCTACGATAATTGGAATGATAATCTATACCACAAATATATAAAAAGCTTTGATCTTAATGAGGAGAAGAGAATAAAAGAATTATCAAAGGGAATGCAAATGAAGTTTAGTTTGGCCCTAGCTTTATCCCATGATGCTCAATTAATTATAATGGATGAGCCTACTTCTGGCATAGACCCTATTTTTAGGAGCGAACTTCTTGATATACTGATGGATATTATTCAAGATGAGGATAAAGCAATATTTTTTTCCACCCATATAACTACTGATTTAGAGAAAATAGCAGACTATATTACATTGATAAATGATGGGAATTTATTATTTTCAAAATCTAAGGAAGAGGTATTGGACAATTATAGCATTGTTAAAGGAAGTAACGAGATTTTAACTGAAGAACTTAAGAAAAAATTTATAGGAATAAAAAATAATAAATTTGGTTTCGAGGCATTGACTTTGGAAGCAATTGGTATTAGAAAAGACTATGGAGAAAGACTAATGATTGAAAGACCTACTATTGATGATATTATGCTATATACTTATAGGGGGAATAAAAAAAATGTATAATTTATTGGTAAAGGATTTATATCTTATAAAGAAGCATCTGTGGATGCCCATATTTTATAGTTTTATTATATTTATTTTGTTTAGCACCCAAAATATCGAAAACCAAGCTGTAGTTTATTCTAAAGGTGTAGCTTATTCCATAGGAACAGTTATGATTGGGTATACAATGATAATGTATACAACTGCCTATGATGATAAAAATAATAGTGAAGTTATTTTAAATAGTCTTCCACTGTCAAGGATTACTATTGTATTATCTCGATATCTTTCAGTATTTATATTTGGGATAATAGGGATGTTGAGCATGGTTTTATCAGGTTTTATATTAAATAGCTTAAATATTTTAAACATTAGTACAGAAATGATGACAAAAAGCTTCATTGGAGGTGTAGTAGGATTAGGTGCTATAACGTTTTTGTATCTACCTATTTATTTTAAGTTTGGTTATATTAAGGCTAGGATGTTTAATATGGTATTTTTTATTATGATTTTTGCTGGTCCAATGATTATTAGAAAGTTTTTAGATAAATCAGAAAAGCCATTATGGATTAACAAATTAATAGGATATTTAGCTTCTCAACCAGATTATATAATAAGTTTATTTATTGTAGGTATTGCAATTATAATGGGAGTAATATCAATCATGTTTTCTATAAATATGTATAGAAAAAGAGAATTTTAACTTTTAAACTTAATGAAAATAAATCCCTATACAGTATAAAACTGGTGGGGATTTATTTTTGAGATAAAAACTATATTCTATTTAGGCAATTCTACTTTAAACATACATCCCTTAGAGGTAGGTATTAACGTGATATTTCCTTTATGGAGTTTGAATATCTTTCTACATATACTCATACCTAATCCATTTTTACCGTTGGGTCCTTTTCCAAAGGGTTTAAATATATAGTCACTGTTTTTAATATCTATTTTCTCACCATCATTGTAAAATAAAATATTAATATTGTTATTAGTAATTACAGATCGTATAATTATAGAATTCTTAGCATATCGTAATTGGTTTTCTATAATATTTTCAAATGCAACCTTTATTTGGTCTTTATCGCCTAAGATATTGAGGCTATTATGTATATCTAATTTTACATTCAAATTAGTATTAGAATCTTTAATGGCTTTAAAGTTCTTCATAACTGTATTTATTATAGTGACTAAATCTATTTTAGAAAAATTTAATTCATCTTGTTTTTCTTCAAGACTAGCAATAAGCAATAAATCTTGAACTTTACGTTTAATACGGCATGTTTGCTTAAGTACAGTATCAAGGGTAGAATTCAAATTGCCATTGGGATAGATATTTTCTTTAGCAGCTTGGGTGTAGCTAGATATAATCATTATTGGTGTTTTTAATTCATGGGATACATATCGAAGCATGGATTGCTGGATTTTATCCCTTTTAACAAGTTTTTTTCTCATACTGTCAAAGGAGTTGACAAGACTTAGTATATCTTCATCATTAGTATTGATATCTATGGCTTCATTCCAATCTTTATGTGCAATTTTATTGGCATAGACACTTATCTGGTTTATATCTGATGTCAGGCGTCTACAGATTAGTTTTATTATATAAATAGATATAATAAAGATAATCATTATAGAGATTAAAAAACATATTAATATTTTAGGAAAAATTTCTCTATATATATCTCTAATAACGGAATATTTGTATACTTTTTCTCCATTCTTATAATCAATATCAATCATATACATCAGATATTTATTAGCTATTTTTTCTCTGTATAATTTAGTTTCTACCAATTGCTTTTTTGCCTTTTCATAGATTTCATCAGCAATATCATTGGCATGTATTGCCTCTACTAAATCAATACTATGAGCAGTAACACCAAGTATCCACTCATCTTTTATATTCAAATCTTGATTAGAAACAGATGTATGCATTTCTATAACCTTATCTTCAAATATATTATCAAAATAATAATATGACCAAAAGTATATGATACCGATACTTAATATACACATCAAACTTATCAAGACTGAAAAGTAGACACATAATTTAAAATAAAGAGTTTTTTTATTTTGAAGTTTTATCATAGGTTACACCTGTATCCATAGCCATATATAGTTTCTATATTAAGTAATGGCATCTTTTTTCGAATTCTTTTAATATGACTATCCACTACTCTATCACTACCAAAATAATTATCTCCCCAGACATTATTTAAAATTTTATCCCTTGATAAGGCTATAAATTTGTTATTTATGAAATATAAGACTATATCATATTCGTGGGAAGTTAGATTTACAATCTCATTGTTATATGTTACCAATCTTCTTTTTAAATTTATAGAATAGGGGCCTGCCTTTACCGTATATTTATCTGGTTTATCAAATTCATAAAATCTTTCTAATAATTTTTTAGTTCTCAACACAAGCTCTTCTGGAAGAAAGGGTTTTGCTATATAATCATCGCATCCCATTTCTAGTCCTAAGACTTTATCAAGTCCATCACCTCTAGCTGAAATAATAATAACAGGAATACATTTATGTTTATGTTTAATTTCTTTTAGTAATTCAAATCCATTTCCATCAGGAAGCATTATATCTACAATCCATAAATCTATATTTTCATCTAATGCTTTTTTGGTATCTGTTAAATTCAAATAAGATGTAACATTGAAACCTTCTTTAGATAAATAAAGTTTTAAGATATTATTTAAATCCTTTTCATCTTCAATTAGACATATATTATACATGAAATCATCCCATTCTTATAATTTCAATATAGACTTTTGATTTTAAATTTATATAAATAAAAAACTACTAACTACTAGCAGTTTCATAGTTTTATTATGTAGTTAATTTATTTGAATGTCAATAGTTTGACTAAATTCAACATAATTTGACATAGTTCAGTCACTAAAAATCATATTTATGTCATACAAATTACATATTATTTTTTTAAAATTAAGTTTAAATGAGATATAGATGTTAAACAAGAAAATGTTTTCTTAAAAATCAGGGGGTGGATAATAGAAAGGCTCTATAAGTTTTAATATCTCAGAACATAAAAATATGATTAGGAGGAATGATCATGAAAAAGGTTAGTATTATAGGAGCTGGAAATGGTGGAGTGACAGCAGCATATCATTTAAGCAAAATAGGGAATTCAGTTTGTATATATGATTTACCTGAATTTGATACTCAAATAAAAGCTATAAATGAAAATGGTGGGATAAAGGCTTTAGCAGAGTTGCATGACTGTGAAATGTTATTTTCAGGATTTGAAAATATAACTAAAGCAACCACAGATATAAAAGAAGCGGTAGAGTTTTCAGATGTAATTATAATGATATGTCCATCCTTTGCACAAGAGACATTGTTTAGAAATATGCTTCCACATCTTAAAGATGGACAAACAATAGTACTTATGCCAGGAAATTATGGAGGACTAGTTTTAAATAAAATCAAGAATGATAGTTCCAGAGCTGATTTAGATATCACATTTGTAGACGCAATAAGTATACCATGGGCATGTAGGGCAGTTGAACCTGGTGAAATTACTATAATGGGTATCAAAGAATTTTTACCTATGAGTGTGTTTCCATATTCAAAATTAGAAGATGTGAAGACTAAATTAGATAATTTACTTCCATTAAAGTTGGAATTTTTACAAAATCCAATAATAGCAGGATTAGAAAATATAAATTTTGGAGGCCATCCATTATTAACTACATTAAATATGGGAATACTTGAAAATTTCAATGGAGAGTTTAACTACTATAGAGATTGTTGTAGTACAGCAACAGCTAATGCAGCAGCTAAGATGGATAAAGAAAGATTATCTGTAGGACATGCATTTGGCTTTAAATTAAGAACAGAATTAGAAGCTATGAATGCACTATACAATAGCGATTGCAAGACAGTATATGAATTTAATAGGGCATCAACTACTCATGCAAAAATAAACAGTGCCCCTGCCAGTTCAAAAAGTAGATACATAACAGAAGATGTAGCATATCTTTTAGTACCTTGTTATGAATTTGCTAAATTGGCAAGGCTTGAGGTTCCAATAGTAGAGTCATGTATTCATATTGCGTCAGCATATAATGATGAAAATTATTTTGAGACAGGAAGAACATTGGAGAAAATGGGTCTTAAAGATATGAGCATAAAAGAAATTGTGGAATATATATCTTGTTAATTAAGGGGGTCTAAATATGAATAGTAGAATTAAAGTCCCACATACACTGACCTTATTACTTGGTATTATTATTGTGATGTCGGTACTTACATGGATTGTTCCCAGTGGAGAATTCGATTATGCGAAGGATGCAAAGAAACCGACACCTATTGCAGGGACTTATAAACAGGTTGATAAGGTTATAGAATCAGATGGAGTTATAGTCCAGGATACTCGTCAAGGAATCAAAGGCATATTGACAGCTCCATTTAATGGGTCTGTAGCAGCAGTAGATGTTGTTATGTTTGTATTATTATTAGGAGGTTCTTTTGGCATTATAGGAAAAACAGGATCTATTGAGGCTGGAGTGTCTAAAGTAGTAAAAATGCTTGCAGGTAAAGAGTTGCTAGTCATACCAGTAGCAATGTTGTTATTTGCTCTTGGAGGAACAATTATGGGTATGGCTGAGGAGACTATTCCTTTTTATATGATATTTATACCGTTAATGATGTCTATGGGATACGACTCTTTAACAGGTGCGATGATAATATATTTAGGAGCTCAGACAGGAGTTACAGCATCAACATCTAATCCCTTTTCAGTAGGGATTGCCCAAGCTAGTGCTGGTATACCTATAAGTTCAGGGATAGAGTTTAGATGGATTCAGTTTTTTATTTATATTACAATATCTATATTATTTGTTATGTGGTATGCTAAAAGAGTTAAAAGTAATCCGAAATTATCTCCAATGTATGAAATAGACAAGAAAAATAAAGAGCATTTTTTAAATAGCGAAAGTGAGGCTATTATAGATTTTAAGTGGTACCATGGTATAATTCTTTTAGGATTCATATTTGGTATTGGATTTATGGCATATGGAGTAAAGGAATTGGGATGGTATATAGAAGAAATCTCTATGATTTTTTTATCTATTTCTTTATTTGCTGGAATAATAGGTATGATTGCTGGTATTATGACAGAAAAAGATATGGCTACGGCCTTTGTGGATGGGTGTAAAGATATATGTTTTGCTGCAATAGTAATTGGTATTGCAAGGGGAATTTTAGTAGTAGCCCAAGATGGTAAAATTATAGATACTATTTTGAATTCCCTTGCTAATACGTTAAACGGTCTTCCAAAGGTTGCATTTACAACACTTAATCTATTGGTGCAAACAGGAATAAATTTCTTGGTTCCATCTTCTTCAGCCCAAGCAGCTTTAACTATGCCGCTTATGGCTCCTCTTGGAGATCTTGTCAAAGTTGACAGACAAGTTATTGTAACTGCATATCAATATGGATGTGGATTAGGACACTTTATATTCCCAACACAGGGTGTATTGATGGCTGCATTGGGTATTTCTAAGATACCTTTTCAAAAGTGGCTTAAGGTAGTATTACCATTGGTATTAGTTTTATGGTTAGTAGCTGCTGTATTTTTATTTGTAGGATTAAAACTTTATCCCGTGGTTTAATATATTTCAGCAACAATCTGAACTATTTTTAATATGAATATTTATAAGTAAATCTATAAAAAAATATATATATGATTTAAGACCTCAAGATATCTTGAGGTCTTTTTATTGAGCCCATTGATTAAACAGTTGATGAAACCAAGAAATGTAAGGGATTAAACATTATGGGAGAGGGCATTAATAATAATAAATTTTTTAATGCGAAATAGTTTAAATTAAATAAATTTTGTTGTATACTTAGAAGTGCTAATTATAAATACAATTGTATTTATAATTAAAACAAAATAAAAGGGAGAAGGTGATAAATGTGGATTTTAAAAAATATTATGATGAAGTATATGATATAGCTAAGGATATTTATATGCATCCTGAGCTAGGATATAAAGAATACAGGACAAAAGATATAGTGGAGAAGTACATAAAGAAATATCTACATAATATTGACGTTCAAAGTTTTGCAAAGACAGGATTAAAATTTACTTTGCCGACAAAAGAAAAAAAACCTTTTAAAATGGCTTTTGTGGTAGAGTTGGATGCAGTTTATGCACCTACTCATTTTCATGCAGATAAGGATA
Protein-coding sequences here:
- a CDS encoding ABC transporter ATP-binding protein is translated as MIGIIKRILNLADEFAIKIKKAMVCSFFEGIFRNMTIFSILYILFTIVNGTIGTKTVLISGCMILIGLIGQYTFKYLVYILQSATGYEIFERERIKFGDRLKRFPMGFFSDGNMGNISAVITSDLTFIEMWSMDSISRIVTGYVNITIGCIFLLIVDYRLALISIIVTVLAMLVLKKIQSIGKEQSYIKQEQQSRLVSAVLEYVQGISVIKAFNMCGDRSQATKKAFEKTRDKAIKMEKKFMPPMFVFESIFSIGIAITIFLSASLTLYGSLDMSIMLMMFIFIFQLYLPLKAMGVLTAKIRIMEAGLNRYKELKDVEIIDEDGEDIKLSKFDIKFRNVTFAYEDKDVLKDINFVVPEHSMTALVGPSGCGKTTIANLIARFWDVQKGEILVGGVNIKKMTCDSLIKNISMVFQKVYLFNDTILNNIRFGKPDASYEEIVEAAKKARCHDFIMELENGYDTVVGEGGSTLSGGEKQRISIARAILKDAPIILLDEATASVDPDNEKHIQMAINELVKDKTLVVIAHRLSTIKNADQIVVIDDGEIIQKGTHNELIELQGQYKDFWQRRIKARSWRISKKAYE
- a CDS encoding MATE family efflux transporter, which translates into the protein MDENRKELLEMSMGKLFIKLAIPAMIGMIAVGLYNMIDAIFVGQLVSAEGVGAIVLGYNIILLNLAVSMLLAMGAMSVLSRAIGENDKETIDKLFGNVLIGVSVLSILLTIVVYNFANPMLQFIGAEGEILDLGVRYLKIISLGFIFSGLGPALNFLIRGEGQMKRAMQIITLGIIINIILDPILIRGFDMGIEGAALATIISQVFVVIGDIMYFQLGKSVIKLSKNSFKMSFDIMPKILNVGISGLVMQIMPAIQMSIMFKVLSSYGGNDSVVIMSASYRVMMFAFISLWGIAQGIQPIIGANYGANQFQRVKEAFLTYTKISTGVAGVLWVSFMVIPKTILSWFITDASLVQLGIGRFRVFLGIFILYGIMSISIVFFQGIGKGSKAAILVMGRQILFFIPIILFLPRLIGETGAWIAMPLGDLLTILLSIFLVIKEFAILNNRIKGYRDDILVK
- a CDS encoding GntR family transcriptional regulator, with product MDIIISKSSKDPIYVQIINQIKTEIINGNLKENDMLPSIRGLAKELQISVITTKRAYEELEREGIVDTVSGKGTFIANQDKELLKEKRMKVIENKLMEVVEESKIIGLNLNELQEILTILFNGEVEK
- a CDS encoding ABC transporter ATP-binding protein, with the translated sequence MNHILEIKNVNKSYDNFRLKNVSFTLDKGYIMGFIGPNGAGKSTTIKLIMNLLKRDSGEIKVFGLDNIKDEREIKQKIGFIYDKNHFYDELTLKNMKKIISNFYDNWNDNLYHKYIKSFDLNEEKRIKELSKGMQMKFSLALALSHDAQLIIMDEPTSGIDPIFRSELLDILMDIIQDEDKAIFFSTHITTDLEKIADYITLINDGNLLFSKSKEEVLDNYSIVKGSNEILTEELKKKFIGIKNNKFGFEALTLEAIGIRKDYGERLMIERPTIDDIMLYTYRGNKKNV
- a CDS encoding ABC-2 transporter permease, which translates into the protein MYNLLVKDLYLIKKHLWMPIFYSFIIFILFSTQNIENQAVVYSKGVAYSIGTVMIGYTMIMYTTAYDDKNNSEVILNSLPLSRITIVLSRYLSVFIFGIIGMLSMVLSGFILNSLNILNISTEMMTKSFIGGVVGLGAITFLYLPIYFKFGYIKARMFNMVFFIMIFAGPMIIRKFLDKSEKPLWINKLIGYLASQPDYIISLFIVGIAIIMGVISIMFSINMYRKREF
- a CDS encoding HAMP domain-containing sensor histidine kinase, which gives rise to MIKLQNKKTLYFKLCVYFSVLISLMCILSIGIIYFWSYYYFDNIFEDKVIEMHTSVSNQDLNIKDEWILGVTAHSIDLVEAIHANDIADEIYEKAKKQLVETKLYREKIANKYLMYMIDIDYKNGEKVYKYSVIRDIYREIFPKILICFLISIMIIFIISIYIIKLICRRLTSDINQISVYANKIAHKDWNEAIDINTNDEDILSLVNSFDSMRKKLVKRDKIQQSMLRYVSHELKTPIMIISSYTQAAKENIYPNGNLNSTLDTVLKQTCRIKRKVQDLLLIASLEEKQDELNFSKIDLVTIINTVMKNFKAIKDSNTNLNVKLDIHNSLNILGDKDQIKVAFENIIENQLRYAKNSIIIRSVITNNNINILFYNDGEKIDIKNSDYIFKPFGKGPNGKNGLGMSICRKIFKLHKGNITLIPTSKGCMFKVELPK
- a CDS encoding response regulator transcription factor is translated as MYNICLIEDEKDLNNILKLYLSKEGFNVTSYLNLTDTKKALDENIDLWIVDIMLPDGNGFELLKEIKHKHKCIPVIIISARGDGLDKVLGLEMGCDDYIAKPFLPEELVLRTKKLLERFYEFDKPDKYTVKAGPYSINLKRRLVTYNNEIVNLTSHEYDIVLYFINNKFIALSRDKILNNVWGDNYFGSDRVVDSHIKRIRKKMPLLNIETIYGYGYRCNL
- a CDS encoding NAD/NADP-dependent octopine/nopaline dehydrogenase family protein → MKKVSIIGAGNGGVTAAYHLSKIGNSVCIYDLPEFDTQIKAINENGGIKALAELHDCEMLFSGFENITKATTDIKEAVEFSDVIIMICPSFAQETLFRNMLPHLKDGQTIVLMPGNYGGLVLNKIKNDSSRADLDITFVDAISIPWACRAVEPGEITIMGIKEFLPMSVFPYSKLEDVKTKLDNLLPLKLEFLQNPIIAGLENINFGGHPLLTTLNMGILENFNGEFNYYRDCCSTATANAAAKMDKERLSVGHAFGFKLRTELEAMNALYNSDCKTVYEFNRASTTHAKINSAPASSKSRYITEDVAYLLVPCYEFAKLARLEVPIVESCIHIASAYNDENYFETGRTLEKMGLKDMSIKEIVEYISC
- a CDS encoding YfcC family protein, with amino-acid sequence MNSRIKVPHTLTLLLGIIIVMSVLTWIVPSGEFDYAKDAKKPTPIAGTYKQVDKVIESDGVIVQDTRQGIKGILTAPFNGSVAAVDVVMFVLLLGGSFGIIGKTGSIEAGVSKVVKMLAGKELLVIPVAMLLFALGGTIMGMAEETIPFYMIFIPLMMSMGYDSLTGAMIIYLGAQTGVTASTSNPFSVGIAQASAGIPISSGIEFRWIQFFIYITISILFVMWYAKRVKSNPKLSPMYEIDKKNKEHFLNSESEAIIDFKWYHGIILLGFIFGIGFMAYGVKELGWYIEEISMIFLSISLFAGIIGMIAGIMTEKDMATAFVDGCKDICFAAIVIGIARGILVVAQDGKIIDTILNSLANTLNGLPKVAFTTLNLLVQTGINFLVPSSSAQAALTMPLMAPLGDLVKVDRQVIVTAYQYGCGLGHFIFPTQGVLMAALGISKIPFQKWLKVVLPLVLVLWLVAAVFLFVGLKLYPVV